One genomic window of Nicotiana sylvestris chromosome 10, ASM39365v2, whole genome shotgun sequence includes the following:
- the LOC104221134 gene encoding probable protein S-acyltransferase 22 isoform X1 → MDGNFLIILSRYICLQVVAVAVFLALGFAFYVFFAPFVGKKLFQYIVMGLYTPLIISAFGLYIWCAGADPADPGVFKSKKYLKKLDNKKQDQLKESKLGCETNSSIQDANAASIGENASVKSNKGAEPAAGHNVTQKKITATHQRGLLALLPCALICNCTGRHEESSQQQLSEDGMFYCSLCEVEVFKYSKHCRVCDKCVDQFDHHCRWLNNCIGKRNYRKFFTLMVSALLLLILQWSTGIFVLIYCFIEKKKFSVEITSKLGSSFSLVPFVIVVAVCTILAMIATLPLAQLFFFHILLIKKGISTYDYIIALRDQEQQGVAGQQSPQMSTVSSLTGLSSASSFNTFHRAAWCTPPRLFVEDQYDVVAPDTVSVSSLGKRSTVEEPIKKRNPAAVKISPWTLARLNAEDVSKAAAEARKKSKILQPVVRNKEPYTLETNSSLGSSGRRMVPRPDNNRRRASKRVRLPTELPFENLSKIPSDIAQNSRNAIMSQTSSSLAPLQLEGRSDFRTSRVLSSSGGVAASSPESSLDSPDIHPLRVSSSGVEEATRFVGLSSGMTLQKDTPLSRSTSDGYEASGGEDSDRVPTRIVQRSTRWSSILFGSDQQDDRVRRLMVPSSSSQANIRKH, encoded by the exons ATGGATGGCAACTTCCTTATCATCCTCTCCAG GTATATATGTTTGCAGGTGGTAGCTGTTGCTGTATTTCTAGCATTGGGATTTGCTTTTTATGTTTTCTTTGCACCTTTTGTGGGGAAGAAATTGTTTCAGTATATTGTGATGGGGCTTTATACTCCTCTT ATAATTAGTGCATTTGGCTTGTATATCTGGTGCGCTGGTGCTGATCCTGCTGATCCAGGAGTTTTTAAATCCAAGAAGTATCTTAAGAAGCTAGACAACAAAAAGCAAGATCAACTTAAAGAATCTAAATTAGGGTGTGAGACGAATTCATCTATACAGGACGCTAATGCTGCTTCAATTGGAGAAAATGCATCTGTAAAAAGCAATAAAGGAGCTGAACCAGCTGCAGGTCACAATGTAACTCAAAAGAAAATTACGGCTACTCATCAAAGAGGCTTGTTAGCTCTACTACCTTGTGCGCTTATCTGCAACTGCACAGGTAGACATGAGGAATCTTCTCAGCAACAGTTGAGTGAAGACGGCATGTTCTACTGCAGTTTGTGTGAAGTGGAG GTATTTAAATACAGCAAGCATTGTAGAGTATGCGACAAGTGCGTCGATCAGTTTGATCATCATTGCAGG TGGCTGAACAACTGCATAGGTAAAAGGAACTATCGCAAGTTCTTTACCCTCATGGTTTCTGCACTTCTCCTG CTTATACTTCAGTGGTCAACTGGAATTTTTGTACTGATCTACTGCTTCATCGAGAAGAAGAAATTTTCTGTGGAAATCACCTCCAAATTAGGAAGCAGTTTTTCCCTCGTTCCCTTTGTTATTGTGGTG GCTGTCTGTACGATATTGGCCATGATCGCAACCCTGCCACTTGCTCAGCTTTTCTTCTTTCACATACTTCTCATAAAGAAG GGAATTAGCACCTACGACTACATCATTGCTCTCAGAGATCAAGAACAACAAGGAGTTGCAGGTCAGCAAAGTCCTCAAATGTCAACTGTCAGCTCTTTGACTGGATTAAGCAGTGCAAGCTCCTTCAATACTTTCCATCGAGCAGCATGGTGCACACCGCCGCGCCTTTTTGTTGAGGATCAG TACGATGTAGTTGCTCCTGACACTGTATCGGTCAGTTCACTTGGTAAAAGGTCAACGGTAGAGGAGCCAATCAAGAAAAGGAATCCAGCTGCTGTGAAGATCAGTCCATGGACGTTGGCACGATTAAATGCAGAGGATGTTTCAAAAGCTGCTGCTGAAGCGAGGAAGAAATCCAAAATTCTCCAGCCAGTGGTGAGAAACAAAGAACCTTACACCCTtgaaacaaatagcagtttagGAAGTAGTGGTCGTCGCATGGTGCCTAGGCCTGATAACAATAGAAGGAGAGCTAGTAAACGTGTTCGACTCCCCACAGAGCTACCCTTTGAAAACTTGAGCAAAATTCCTAGTGATATAGCTCAAAACAGTAGAAATGCTATCATGTCCCAGACATCAAGTAGTTTGGCTCCACTTCAGCTTGAAGGACGTAGTGATTTCCGAACAAGCCGAGTACTTTCCAGCTCAGGTGGTGTTGCTGCTTCTTCCCCCGAGAGTAGTTTGGACTCTCCTGACATTCACCCACTCCGGGTGTCATCATCAGGAGTTGAAGAAGCTACACGCTTCGTGGGCCTATCATCTGGGATGACTCTTCAGAAGGACACTCCACTGTCCAGGTCGACTAGTGATGGATACGAGGCATCTGGTGGAGAGGATAGTGATCGAGTGCCTACTCGCATTGTGCAAAGGTCAACAAGGTGGAGTAGTATTCTTTTTGGCTCTGATCAACAAGATGATAGAGTGAGAAGATTGATGGTACCATCTTCATCAAGCCAGGCTAACATAAGGAAACATTGA
- the LOC104221147 gene encoding uncharacterized protein codes for MSSASTENRSLWKEILISTRSLFKANFGHFHVLSILFLLPISFSLVVYPSFHLSLFHPDYDFITQPELSNFFDSSFEIIVPVAYTLFLVLLFLCAVATITYSAVHASYDRPINFISSIKSIRNSFSPLLSTFIVSQTIYTSIALIFALSLGFIVQILQSLGFLELKYDSNNLLFLLIPALIVLVPALLWLQVNWSLAYVIAVVESKWGFETLRRSSYLVKGKRCLVLSRVIFFGLVMVGLIGGGSMFLVIVSAAKGQQWRSAGVILQTAQCSVMGYLGMSQFLVGNVVLYMYCKGLNGEKLPLEIRDKFAGEYVSLLLQEEKNHAIV; via the coding sequence ATGTCGTCTGCTTCTACAGAAAATCGTAGCCTATGGAAAGAGATCTTAATATCAACAAGGAGCTTATTCAAAGCTAATTTCGGCCATTTCCATGTCCTTTCAATTCTCTTCCTCTTACCTATCTCTTTCTCTCTCGTCGTTTATCCTTCTTTCCACCTTTCCCTCTTTCATCCCGATTATGATTTCATCACTCAACCTGAACTTTCCAACTTCTTCGATTCCAGTTTCGAAATTATTGTACCAGTAGCGTACACTCTGTTTCTTGTCCTCCTTTTCCTCTGTGCTGTAGCCACAATTACGTACAGCGCCGTTCATGCATCCTATGATAGGCCGATCAACTTCATTTCGTCTATTAAATCTATCAGAAATTCCTTCTCCCCCCTTCTCTCCACCTTTATCGTTTCGCAAACCATTTACACTTCAATTGCTCTCATTTTCGCCCTTTCCTTGGGTTTTATAGTCCAAATCCTTCAATCTCTTGGGTTCCTTGAACTTAAATACGACTCAAATAACTTGTTGTTTTTGCTTATCCCCGCATTGATTGTGCTCGTGCCAGCTCTGCTATGGCTGCAGGTCAACTGGTCATTAGCTTATGTGATAGCAGTAGTCGAATCCAAATGGGGTTTCGAAACACTAAGGAGAAGTTCCTATTTGGTTAAAGGGAAGAGATGTTTAGTTTTGTCGAGGGTCATCTTCTTCGGGCTTGTAATGGTTGGACTGATAGGTGGCGGTTCCATGTTTTTAGTCATAGTAAGTGCAGCGAAAGGTCAACAATGGAGGAGTGCGGGGGTAATATTGCAGACTGCGCAGTGTTCAGTGATGGGATATTTGGGGATGAGTCAATTTCTTGTGGGGAATGTTGTTTTGTATATGTATTGCAAGGGCTTGAATGGTGAAAAATTGCCCTTGGAAATCAGAGACAAGTTTGCCGGCGAGTATGTATCTCTGCTCTTGCAGGAGGAGAAAAATCATGCTATtgtgtaa
- the LOC104221134 gene encoding probable protein S-acyltransferase 22 isoform X2 translates to MRKHGWQLPYHPLQVVAVAVFLALGFAFYVFFAPFVGKKLFQYIVMGLYTPLIISAFGLYIWCAGADPADPGVFKSKKYLKKLDNKKQDQLKESKLGCETNSSIQDANAASIGENASVKSNKGAEPAAGHNVTQKKITATHQRGLLALLPCALICNCTGRHEESSQQQLSEDGMFYCSLCEVEVFKYSKHCRVCDKCVDQFDHHCRWLNNCIGKRNYRKFFTLMVSALLLLILQWSTGIFVLIYCFIEKKKFSVEITSKLGSSFSLVPFVIVVAVCTILAMIATLPLAQLFFFHILLIKKGISTYDYIIALRDQEQQGVAGQQSPQMSTVSSLTGLSSASSFNTFHRAAWCTPPRLFVEDQYDVVAPDTVSVSSLGKRSTVEEPIKKRNPAAVKISPWTLARLNAEDVSKAAAEARKKSKILQPVVRNKEPYTLETNSSLGSSGRRMVPRPDNNRRRASKRVRLPTELPFENLSKIPSDIAQNSRNAIMSQTSSSLAPLQLEGRSDFRTSRVLSSSGGVAASSPESSLDSPDIHPLRVSSSGVEEATRFVGLSSGMTLQKDTPLSRSTSDGYEASGGEDSDRVPTRIVQRSTRWSSILFGSDQQDDRVRRLMVPSSSSQANIRKH, encoded by the exons ATGAGGAAACATGGATGGCAACTTCCTTATCATCCTCTCCAG GTGGTAGCTGTTGCTGTATTTCTAGCATTGGGATTTGCTTTTTATGTTTTCTTTGCACCTTTTGTGGGGAAGAAATTGTTTCAGTATATTGTGATGGGGCTTTATACTCCTCTT ATAATTAGTGCATTTGGCTTGTATATCTGGTGCGCTGGTGCTGATCCTGCTGATCCAGGAGTTTTTAAATCCAAGAAGTATCTTAAGAAGCTAGACAACAAAAAGCAAGATCAACTTAAAGAATCTAAATTAGGGTGTGAGACGAATTCATCTATACAGGACGCTAATGCTGCTTCAATTGGAGAAAATGCATCTGTAAAAAGCAATAAAGGAGCTGAACCAGCTGCAGGTCACAATGTAACTCAAAAGAAAATTACGGCTACTCATCAAAGAGGCTTGTTAGCTCTACTACCTTGTGCGCTTATCTGCAACTGCACAGGTAGACATGAGGAATCTTCTCAGCAACAGTTGAGTGAAGACGGCATGTTCTACTGCAGTTTGTGTGAAGTGGAG GTATTTAAATACAGCAAGCATTGTAGAGTATGCGACAAGTGCGTCGATCAGTTTGATCATCATTGCAGG TGGCTGAACAACTGCATAGGTAAAAGGAACTATCGCAAGTTCTTTACCCTCATGGTTTCTGCACTTCTCCTG CTTATACTTCAGTGGTCAACTGGAATTTTTGTACTGATCTACTGCTTCATCGAGAAGAAGAAATTTTCTGTGGAAATCACCTCCAAATTAGGAAGCAGTTTTTCCCTCGTTCCCTTTGTTATTGTGGTG GCTGTCTGTACGATATTGGCCATGATCGCAACCCTGCCACTTGCTCAGCTTTTCTTCTTTCACATACTTCTCATAAAGAAG GGAATTAGCACCTACGACTACATCATTGCTCTCAGAGATCAAGAACAACAAGGAGTTGCAGGTCAGCAAAGTCCTCAAATGTCAACTGTCAGCTCTTTGACTGGATTAAGCAGTGCAAGCTCCTTCAATACTTTCCATCGAGCAGCATGGTGCACACCGCCGCGCCTTTTTGTTGAGGATCAG TACGATGTAGTTGCTCCTGACACTGTATCGGTCAGTTCACTTGGTAAAAGGTCAACGGTAGAGGAGCCAATCAAGAAAAGGAATCCAGCTGCTGTGAAGATCAGTCCATGGACGTTGGCACGATTAAATGCAGAGGATGTTTCAAAAGCTGCTGCTGAAGCGAGGAAGAAATCCAAAATTCTCCAGCCAGTGGTGAGAAACAAAGAACCTTACACCCTtgaaacaaatagcagtttagGAAGTAGTGGTCGTCGCATGGTGCCTAGGCCTGATAACAATAGAAGGAGAGCTAGTAAACGTGTTCGACTCCCCACAGAGCTACCCTTTGAAAACTTGAGCAAAATTCCTAGTGATATAGCTCAAAACAGTAGAAATGCTATCATGTCCCAGACATCAAGTAGTTTGGCTCCACTTCAGCTTGAAGGACGTAGTGATTTCCGAACAAGCCGAGTACTTTCCAGCTCAGGTGGTGTTGCTGCTTCTTCCCCCGAGAGTAGTTTGGACTCTCCTGACATTCACCCACTCCGGGTGTCATCATCAGGAGTTGAAGAAGCTACACGCTTCGTGGGCCTATCATCTGGGATGACTCTTCAGAAGGACACTCCACTGTCCAGGTCGACTAGTGATGGATACGAGGCATCTGGTGGAGAGGATAGTGATCGAGTGCCTACTCGCATTGTGCAAAGGTCAACAAGGTGGAGTAGTATTCTTTTTGGCTCTGATCAACAAGATGATAGAGTGAGAAGATTGATGGTACCATCTTCATCAAGCCAGGCTAACATAAGGAAACATTGA